GAAGGTGAATTCAGCCAAGAAAAAGCCATCGAAGAAATTAAAAAGAACACACGTCGTTTTGCAAAAAGACAGCACACCTGGTTTGGAAAAAACGACACGATTAACTGGTTTAATTTTGAAACCCCTATAAAAGATATCATCGCCTGTATAAAAGCAAAAAAAGCCCTGTAAATAAGGGCTTTTTCTACACTTATTACTTTCTTAAATTATTGATCCACCTCGTCTTTTACAACCAAACGGAATCCTTCACCGTGAATGTTGATAATCTCAACACCATCATCTTTACCTAGGTATTTACGCAATTTTGCAATGTACACATCCATACTTCGGGAGGTAAAATAGTTATCGTCTCTCCAAATTTTGGTAAGTGCCAACTCTCGAGGCATTAAATCGTTTTTGTGCAATGCAAGTAAACGCAACAACTCATTCTCTTTGGGAGAAAGCTTAATAGGACTTTCCTTTTTATAGGTAAGGAATCTCAATTTTGAATTTAGGTGGAAATTCCCAACCACAAATTCAAATTGCTTGCTATCTGCAATCGAATCGGTTGCTTTGCGCTGAATAATTGCTTTTATTTTCATCAACAGCACTTCACTGTCGAAGGGTTTATTTAAATAATCGTCTGCCCCTACTTTGTATCCTTTAAGTACGTCTTCTTTCATAGCCTTGGCCGTAAGGAAGATAATTGGCACGTCTTCATTCTTTTCGCGAATTTCTTTCGCAAGAGTGAATCCGTCCTTATAAGGCATCATAACATCGAGGATACACAGGTCGTAATCATCCTTCTTGAATTTTTCAAAACCTTCCATTCCATTTTTGGCATGGGTTACCTGATAATCGTTCATGGCAAGATAATCCTTTAGTACTGTACCAAAGTTTGGGTCGTCTTCAACTAGAAGAATTTTTTTGTTTTCTGTTTCCATAATTTAAGATATTAAGTGTAATTTTAGTATAAATGTACTCCCCTTGCCTTTTTCACTTTCCACATATATTTCGGCATCGTGATCGTCCAGAATACGTTTTACGTATGCCAGACCCAGGCCATGACCCTTCACATTGTGAATGTCACCGGTAGCTTCTCTGTAAAATTTTTCGAATATTCTTTTTTGCACTCCTTTGCTCATACCCATCCCTTGATCCCTTATTTTTAGGATAATGGTGTTTTTTACATTTTCGGTATAGATATCAATCTTTGGTGTGTCTTCCGAATATTTAATAGCATTGTCTAAAATATTAACCATGACATTGGTTAGATGCGACTCGTTCCCCAAAACCGAAGACTTTAAAGCCCCAAAATGCGTTTCAATATAGCCGCCTCTATCTTCAATAATAAGCGCAACATGCGAAATAGAAGTTTCCAGAATTTCATGTAATTTTAAACGTTCTTTAGGCAGGTCTAATTCGTTTTTTTCAAGTTTGGAGATACGTAATACATTTTCCACCTGGGCATGCATCCGTCGGTTTTCATCTCGTATCATCCCTAAATACCGACTTAAAAACTCGCTATCATCTTTTACTTTAGGGTTCTTTAACGCATCCAAGGCCAGATTGATTGTAGCTATGGGTGTTTTAAACTCATGCGTCATATTATTGATAAAATCCGATTTAATTTCTGAAATCTGTCGTTGTTTGAAGAGTTGGGAGAGCGCACTGGAATATGCCAATATTATGACTCCGGTAAAGACCAGTGACAACATGGCCATACCCAAAATTGAGCTAAGCACCTCTTTTTTCTTTCCTGAGAAGTTCACAAATAATACATAATTTGTATTTAATTCTTCATTTTCAAATAAAGGAACCTCATAAGTGTTCTCAGGGTCTAAATCGAAATTTTTGGATTTTATTTTGGTGGATAATTCGTTACTGTAAATCGCATATTCAAATTTTGAAGTCACCCCTCTTTCATGTAATTCGCGGGTAAGTTCTTCCTGAATTTCGGTACCGCTCACACGTTTATGTATGGGTGTTTTCGCCGAAATATTCTTGAAGGCATCTTCAAATTGTTTTAACTGATAATCTTTTAAGCGGGTAAAGGATTCAAATCGTCTATCGGGAAGTGACTTGTTCCCGTCTAGTCCGGCTATTATTTTGGTTGTAGTTTTTTTATTTGTAATCTTTTTAAACTGAATACTGTCGATTTCGGTATCTAAAAAGTTTGAAGACAATTTATAATCTTCTTCCAATATCCCATCCGAAAAGATATAGGTTTCGTTACTGCCTTCATTTTTAGTGGTGTAAATAAGCTCACTAAAATTTACGTTATCGGGTACATCGATACTATCTACATAGCCACTGTAGATATTATAGTAATCTTCCAATTCTCGCAATTGTATTTTTTCGGAGACACTAAGCAGGGTCTGGCGTACATTAAAAGAGAATTGATCCTCTTTTGCCTGGTACGCATTTGTAATCCAATATCCTTGAACAAAGATGATACCCAGTAATGAGAGTGTCATTAAAGCAATGAGTAATGCAAACAGCTTTTTGTTCATATCTCAAAAGTAAGATTTTAACATTTAGGCGGCTTTCCATTTAACCAAATGTTAACAAAATGAATTTTGAGATATAACTTGCTTTATTTTAAAAGAGTAGAGTGGATAGTTTTCACTTGCTCACGCGTAGCTTCCATATTCGTATTTCGAATGACAATATCTGCTAATTTTATTTTTTTTGAGTCGGTCCATTGATTGGCCATTCTAGCCTCAACCTCTTCTCTTGTTATTGAACCTCTCTTCAAAACCCTATTTATCCTTTCATCCTTAGGTGCAGTAACCAGTATGGTTAGATCGCATTTTTTATAACTTCCATTTTCAAAAAGAATTGCGGCTTCTTTAATACAATAGGGACCCGTTTGTTTAGACACCCAGCGTTTAAAATGTGCAGCCACTTTTGGGTGAATAATTGCATTGACCTTTTTGAGCAGATCGGAATCATTAAAAATTGCAGCAGCTACGTATTTACTATTAAGTGTCTCATTCTCATAGGCCTTATCGCCCAATAAAACTATTAGTTTTCTTCGTATTGTTTTGGAAGTATTGGTGAGCTTCTTTGCCTCAGTATCGGCTATATAAATAGGCACCCCCAGTTCGGCGAATAGTTTCGCAACGGTCGTTTTGCCGCTTCCTATACCTCCGGTAAGACCAACGATTTTCAAATTATGTTTTTAAAGTAATATCTATTTAAAAATAAGGTAATCAATTTTTTTGTCAATTAATTCAACATCCAGAACGCTTTTCGGCTTAGTAACGAGTATAGGAGTCATAAAGTTTTCAACAGTATTTCTTTCAGAATAATCACATACAATCTTAAAATCCTGAGATGTGATATTATTGAAATCCTCCACCGAAACTATAAACGTAATACGAACAACTTGCGGTATTAATTTTATACTTATTTTGGAAGGTATGTTGATTACTTCCATTGGAACTGTTATTTGCATCTGAGAAAACTCATTCACTTTCAAAGACAACTCAACTTGCGAAGGAATGATAGTTATTTTTTTGTTAGCAGGCAGAAGCAGCGACACCTTTGCCTTAATATCTTGCTCTGTCTTTTCTTTTTCGAATCGCTTGGTTGCTATTGAAGAAATATCTTTCAATATAGATTCCGGTCCCGAGATGACAATAGAATCGGGATGTATTCTTAAACTATCTAAACTATTAAACCCTTCTTTGAAGGTGATTTTAGTATCGGCTATTACAGGAATCTTTTTTGAAATTACCTCACTTAATTTTAAGGTTAAGTCATCAACGGAAATATTCTTTATAGAAATGTTCTTTTGGAGCTGAACTGTAATCGTTTTAATCAAACTGCTTTTAGGAATAATAATTGATTTTGATTCTTTAGTATGGTGAGAAGCAACATCCAATTTCACACTGGGTTGTCTTAATTTATAGGTGACAAATTCGAATCCGTTGGCAGTGACATCAAAAGAAATTTCTTTTGGATTATTTTCATCCAACACCATATTTTCGGGGACATTGGAATATAGAATGGTAGCGTTGACCGTTGCTGTATACTCTTTGGAAAGCTTGGAAAGACTCCAAAATAAAATGGCAAGAAATAAGAAGAATAGAAACGTTTTAATCTTAGTGGCTTTATATCTTCTCTTGAATAACATGGGCGTTAATTATCAACCAAAATTACTTAAAAAATAAATCGGGAAATTGTTTTTCAGGATCTCTTTTTAAAAGTTGAATGTAAAAGCTTGATTCCAAGAATGCCAGACCATATCCAAAAAATTGGACAAATAGTGCTATAACTGATAGCAATCCAATTTGAAGGCTGCTGTTTCTAATTGAAGCATCAGTAATTAAAATGGTCAAATAGCATAGCAATGGCAACAAAATCATCCAACTTGTTAGCATGGAAACTATAACCGAAGCAATTACAAAAACTACAAATAACGTTGGGAACCAAAAAGTAATCTTAGATGCTTTAGGGTGCCAAACATTGAGAATTGGACGTACCATTCCAAATTTTCTCACCTGCGTAT
This genomic stretch from Ulvibacter sp. MAR_2010_11 harbors:
- the coaE gene encoding dephospho-CoA kinase (Dephospho-CoA kinase (CoaE) performs the final step in coenzyme A biosynthesis.) — encoded protein: MKIVGLTGGIGSGKTTVAKLFAELGVPIYIADTEAKKLTNTSKTIRRKLIVLLGDKAYENETLNSKYVAAAIFNDSDLLKKVNAIIHPKVAAHFKRWVSKQTGPYCIKEAAILFENGSYKKCDLTILVTAPKDERINRVLKRGSITREEVEARMANQWTDSKKIKLADIVIRNTNMEATREQVKTIHSTLLK
- a CDS encoding sensor histidine kinase KdpD; amino-acid sequence: MNKKLFALLIALMTLSLLGIIFVQGYWITNAYQAKEDQFSFNVRQTLLSVSEKIQLRELEDYYNIYSGYVDSIDVPDNVNFSELIYTTKNEGSNETYIFSDGILEEDYKLSSNFLDTEIDSIQFKKITNKKTTTKIIAGLDGNKSLPDRRFESFTRLKDYQLKQFEDAFKNISAKTPIHKRVSGTEIQEELTRELHERGVTSKFEYAIYSNELSTKIKSKNFDLDPENTYEVPLFENEELNTNYVLFVNFSGKKKEVLSSILGMAMLSLVFTGVIILAYSSALSQLFKQRQISEIKSDFINNMTHEFKTPIATINLALDALKNPKVKDDSEFLSRYLGMIRDENRRMHAQVENVLRISKLEKNELDLPKERLKLHEILETSISHVALIIEDRGGYIETHFGALKSSVLGNESHLTNVMVNILDNAIKYSEDTPKIDIYTENVKNTIILKIRDQGMGMSKGVQKRIFEKFYREATGDIHNVKGHGLGLAYVKRILDDHDAEIYVESEKGKGSTFILKLHLIS
- a CDS encoding CdaR family protein is translated as MLFKRRYKATKIKTFLFFLFLAILFWSLSKLSKEYTATVNATILYSNVPENMVLDENNPKEISFDVTANGFEFVTYKLRQPSVKLDVASHHTKESKSIIIPKSSLIKTITVQLQKNISIKNISVDDLTLKLSEVISKKIPVIADTKITFKEGFNSLDSLRIHPDSIVISGPESILKDISSIATKRFEKEKTEQDIKAKVSLLLPANKKITIIPSQVELSLKVNEFSQMQITVPMEVINIPSKISIKLIPQVVRITFIVSVEDFNNITSQDFKIVCDYSERNTVENFMTPILVTKPKSVLDVELIDKKIDYLIFK
- a CDS encoding response regulator transcription factor, yielding METENKKILLVEDDPNFGTVLKDYLAMNDYQVTHAKNGMEGFEKFKKDDYDLCILDVMMPYKDGFTLAKEIREKNEDVPIIFLTAKAMKEDVLKGYKVGADDYLNKPFDSEVLLMKIKAIIQRKATDSIADSKQFEFVVGNFHLNSKLRFLTYKKESPIKLSPKENELLRLLALHKNDLMPRELALTKIWRDDNYFTSRSMDVYIAKLRKYLGKDDGVEIINIHGEGFRLVVKDEVDQ